The Sphingobacterium bambusae genome includes a window with the following:
- a CDS encoding RagB/SusD family nutrient uptake outer membrane protein, with protein MKKNILYTTLLCSALLATGCGKDFLNKNPQGALSEEQVTNSDGVEANLLGAYGILNGNVSGTWGNYASAPSQWLFGEVAADNAHKGSEETDQPNMNLIELLRPNPANDNLSQMWQVYYEGVLRCNRTMQLLEADQAGPKTVSAARAVEIQAESRMLRGHYYFFLWRVFKNIPWVDEATTLDEAKLKPNNEDVFPNIIADVQFAIDNLPAAKINGERGRMDKVIAQAYLGKLYLYQGRHELALPLFKEVIGAKDITSMPFENNFNVETEDGPEALMVSKHAINPNGTGDNANIGDMLSGLYGTSPVGCCGFFQPSIDLVNAYRVDANGLPYLNGQYRDNAYVSDMGLSGAAKANYQVSRTLRVDPRLDYTVGRRGIPYLDYGVMPGDAWIRMATYAGPFVGIKTMINRSQFASHAVPGEPYITGLDVNIMRLADVILMAAECEVELGNLPGALAYVNSIRLRAATVPHKQIGGDDMANYMVMPYPSFPNAEYARNAVRMERRLELALEGHRFFDLVRWGVAKQTLESYSTFEGGHLPAFSGVIYNTHNAYFPIPQIEIDRSGGALTQNTGYN; from the coding sequence ATGAAAAAGAATATATTATATACGACGTTACTTTGTTCAGCACTGTTGGCAACAGGTTGCGGAAAAGATTTCTTAAATAAAAATCCGCAAGGTGCACTAAGTGAGGAACAGGTAACCAACAGTGATGGGGTAGAAGCTAATCTCTTGGGCGCTTACGGTATACTTAATGGAAACGTTAGCGGTACTTGGGGTAATTATGCGTCAGCACCCAGCCAGTGGCTTTTTGGTGAGGTTGCAGCAGATAACGCACACAAAGGTTCGGAAGAAACCGATCAGCCAAATATGAACCTCATCGAGTTGTTACGCCCCAACCCGGCCAATGACAACCTATCTCAAATGTGGCAAGTCTATTATGAGGGCGTGCTCCGTTGTAACAGGACGATGCAGCTATTAGAGGCAGACCAAGCAGGACCTAAGACTGTTTCAGCCGCGCGCGCCGTGGAAATCCAGGCGGAATCGCGCATGCTCCGCGGACATTATTACTTCTTCTTATGGCGGGTTTTCAAGAACATACCTTGGGTAGATGAAGCAACAACATTGGATGAAGCGAAGTTAAAACCTAATAATGAGGACGTATTTCCTAATATCATTGCCGATGTACAATTTGCAATCGATAATCTCCCTGCCGCAAAGATCAATGGCGAGCGTGGGCGTATGGATAAGGTAATCGCACAAGCCTATTTGGGTAAGCTATATCTTTACCAAGGGAGACATGAGTTGGCGTTGCCGTTGTTTAAAGAAGTTATCGGCGCTAAGGATATTACCAGCATGCCCTTCGAAAACAATTTCAATGTAGAGACCGAGGACGGTCCAGAAGCATTGATGGTGTCTAAACACGCTATTAATCCAAACGGTACCGGCGACAATGCCAATATCGGCGACATGTTGTCCGGCTTGTATGGTACTTCGCCGGTTGGATGTTGTGGATTCTTTCAACCATCAATCGACCTCGTGAATGCCTATCGCGTAGATGCCAATGGTTTACCTTACTTGAATGGCCAGTATAGGGATAACGCGTATGTGTCCGATATGGGGCTTTCAGGAGCAGCTAAAGCGAATTATCAAGTTAGCAGAACGTTGCGTGTAGATCCGCGTTTGGATTATACTGTAGGGCGCCGTGGGATTCCTTACCTTGACTATGGCGTGATGCCTGGCGATGCATGGATCCGGATGGCTACTTACGCTGGTCCTTTTGTTGGTATTAAAACGATGATCAATCGCAGTCAATTTGCTTCACATGCTGTGCCCGGCGAGCCTTATATCACGGGTCTCGACGTTAACATCATGCGCCTAGCCGATGTGATCTTGATGGCGGCAGAGTGCGAAGTAGAATTGGGTAACTTGCCGGGGGCGTTAGCTTATGTCAATTCCATCCGTCTACGCGCGGCCACCGTGCCTCACAAGCAAATTGGAGGCGACGATATGGCAAATTACATGGTGATGCCATATCCTTCCTTTCCCAATGCCGAGTATGCTAGAAATGCGGTGCGTATGGAGCGTCGTCTAGAATTGGCTTTGGAAGGCCATCGCTTCTTCGATTTGGTAAGATGGGGTGTCGCTAAACAGACGTTGGAAAGTTACTCTACTTTTGAGGGCGGACACTTACCAGCATTTAGTGGTGTTATCTATAACACGCATAATGCATATTTCCCTATTCCACAAATTGAAATAGACCGTAGTGGCGGGGCGTTGACCCAAAACACAGGCTACAACTAG